The following proteins are co-located in the Acidimicrobiia bacterium genome:
- the ilvC gene encoding ketol-acid reductoisomerase: protein MATIYYNENADPSIIKGRKVAIIGYGSQGHAHALNLQESGVDVVVGLRERSARRATAEAAGLKVATPAEATASADLIMMLTPDQTMADLYENEVAPYLEPGDALFFAHGFNIHFGAIVPPEHVDVAMVAPKGPGHLVRRTYTEGSGVPCLLAVHQDYTGSVHDLGLSYAWGIGGGRAGVLETTFKEETETDLFGEQVILCGGVSSLIKASFETLVEAGYQPESAYFETLHELKLIVDLLYEGGLSYMRFSVSDTAEYGDYTRGSRIVTDDTKAAMKEILTEIQSGAFAHEWLAQAKEGAPFLLEQRSKGRTHQIEEVGKDLRSMMPFLDPKTADDA, encoded by the coding sequence ATGGCCACCATCTACTACAACGAGAATGCCGACCCGTCGATCATCAAAGGCCGCAAGGTCGCGATCATCGGATACGGAAGCCAGGGACACGCACACGCGTTGAACCTGCAGGAGTCCGGTGTCGATGTCGTCGTCGGGCTGCGGGAACGTTCGGCGCGCCGGGCCACGGCGGAAGCCGCAGGGCTGAAGGTGGCGACGCCGGCGGAGGCCACCGCAAGCGCCGACCTGATAATGATGCTGACACCCGATCAGACGATGGCAGATCTCTACGAGAACGAGGTCGCGCCCTACCTCGAGCCCGGCGATGCCCTCTTCTTCGCTCACGGCTTCAACATCCACTTCGGAGCGATCGTTCCACCCGAACACGTGGACGTGGCGATGGTCGCACCCAAGGGTCCCGGTCACCTCGTGCGTCGCACCTACACCGAGGGTTCGGGCGTTCCTTGTCTGCTGGCGGTGCACCAGGATTACACGGGGTCGGTGCACGACCTCGGCCTCTCGTATGCCTGGGGAATCGGCGGCGGGCGGGCCGGCGTGCTCGAGACCACTTTCAAAGAGGAAACGGAGACGGACCTGTTCGGTGAGCAGGTCATACTGTGCGGCGGCGTGTCCTCGCTCATCAAAGCGTCTTTCGAGACTCTGGTCGAGGCGGGTTACCAACCAGAGTCGGCTTACTTCGAGACCTTGCACGAACTGAAACTCATCGTCGACCTCCTCTATGAGGGCGGCCTCTCGTACATGCGTTTCTCGGTTTCCGACACTGCCGAATACGGGGATTACACCCGCGGTTCTCGTATCGTGACCGACGACACCAAAGCGGCCATGAAAGAGATACTCACCGAGATTCAGTCGGGCGCGTTCGCCCACGAGTGGCTGGCCCAGGCAAAAGAGGGCGCACCGTTCCTCCTGGAGCAACGCTCGAAGGGGCGGACCCATCAAATCGAAGAGGTCGGGAAGGATCTGCGCAGCATGATGCCTTTCCTCGACCCGAAGACTGCGGACGACGCATGA
- a CDS encoding cation-translocating P-type ATPase, protein MVPEAPRRDSLTGLTAREVAERVAAGKRNVVPEGPSRTTKAILRDNILTRFNLILSVLLVIILIAAPIQDALFGAVMVINAAIGIIQELRAKRTLDRLALLSAPKTVAIRDGKRVEVAVGEIVLDDLLSLSPGDQVVVDGEVVDAQGLEINESLLTGESDPIHKGEGDACRSGSFVVAGSGLFKATRVGADAYAAKLAIEAKQFSITRSELRTGIDWILLAVSWALVPTGVLLIWSQISVDEGIRGAAQGTVAGLVAMVPQGLVLLTSMAFAVAVVRLGRRNVLVQELPAVEGLARVDTVCLDKTGTLTEGHLRVLDVEVLDPAVDVAAVLAAVGAADTTPNATMRAVGTQYSAVPDWSVLHAAPFSSDRKWSAVSFAGHGTWVLGAPEVVAGTDTDVLHSADRHAAGGKRVLALAGTTDPLVGSSLPVNLKPAALVVLGDRVRPDAAETLDYFARQDVAIKVISGDHPATVAAIAAQVGVPNPWNVVDARELPKDPNRLAEVMERGTVFGRVQPHQKRAMVRALQKRGHTVAMTGDGVNDVLALKEADIGVAMGNGSGASRAVAQVVLLDSSFASLPDVVAEGRRVIANIERVANLFVTKTVYAVLLAIAVAIAVLPFPFLPRHLTLVGSITIGIPGFFLALEPTARRATRGFVGRVMRFAVPVGAVAALSTFGAYGLAQIEEVELDESRTMATFVLVAVGLFALAVVCRPLTAGRKWLIWSMASLFGLTLVWGDLRDFYGLDMPRAMVFFAAIGISALTGTVMYVALVGSRWVQSAPVLMQQAPELLAQAPQAIRQPLEAAGGGRLARWISRRAGGRPVTESSQPSRSRRRPPIELPDWVTSPEEEPRSQLEFPID, encoded by the coding sequence ATGGTTCCCGAAGCGCCGCGGCGAGATTCGCTCACCGGTCTGACTGCCCGCGAGGTAGCGGAACGAGTCGCGGCCGGAAAGCGCAACGTCGTGCCGGAGGGGCCGAGCCGCACGACGAAAGCGATCCTGCGGGACAACATACTCACCCGTTTCAATCTCATTCTCAGTGTGCTGCTGGTGATAATCCTCATCGCCGCACCGATCCAGGATGCGCTGTTCGGGGCAGTGATGGTCATCAACGCCGCCATCGGGATCATCCAGGAGCTGCGGGCGAAGAGAACTCTGGACCGCCTGGCACTCCTGAGCGCACCCAAGACCGTCGCCATCCGCGACGGGAAGAGGGTCGAGGTCGCCGTAGGTGAAATCGTGCTCGACGATCTCCTGAGTCTCAGCCCGGGAGATCAGGTAGTCGTCGACGGAGAGGTCGTCGACGCGCAAGGGCTCGAGATCAACGAATCGCTGCTCACCGGCGAATCCGATCCGATTCACAAGGGGGAAGGCGACGCCTGCCGATCGGGCAGTTTCGTAGTTGCCGGCTCCGGCCTCTTCAAGGCGACCAGGGTGGGTGCCGATGCCTACGCGGCGAAGCTGGCGATCGAGGCGAAACAGTTCTCGATCACGCGGTCGGAACTGCGAACCGGGATCGACTGGATCCTGCTGGCGGTGAGCTGGGCGCTGGTTCCGACAGGGGTTCTGCTCATCTGGAGCCAGATCAGCGTCGACGAGGGAATCCGCGGGGCTGCACAGGGCACGGTGGCCGGATTGGTCGCGATGGTTCCTCAGGGACTGGTCCTGCTCACCTCGATGGCGTTCGCGGTGGCAGTGGTCCGCCTGGGGCGACGGAACGTCCTGGTGCAGGAGCTACCCGCCGTCGAGGGTCTCGCCCGGGTCGATACGGTGTGCCTCGACAAGACGGGAACCCTGACCGAAGGTCATCTGCGGGTTCTCGACGTGGAAGTGCTGGACCCGGCGGTCGATGTCGCCGCGGTACTGGCCGCGGTCGGAGCGGCCGACACGACGCCAAACGCAACCATGCGAGCCGTCGGCACCCAATACTCGGCGGTACCCGACTGGTCGGTACTGCACGCTGCCCCGTTCTCTTCCGATCGCAAGTGGAGCGCGGTGTCGTTCGCCGGTCACGGTACCTGGGTACTCGGTGCACCCGAGGTCGTCGCCGGGACAGACACGGACGTGCTTCATTCCGCCGATCGTCATGCAGCCGGCGGCAAGAGGGTGCTCGCTCTGGCCGGGACGACCGACCCACTGGTCGGGAGTTCTCTTCCCGTGAATCTGAAGCCTGCCGCGCTGGTGGTTCTCGGAGATCGCGTACGCCCGGATGCGGCTGAGACACTCGACTACTTCGCCCGTCAGGACGTTGCCATCAAGGTGATTTCGGGAGACCACCCGGCGACGGTGGCTGCCATTGCTGCTCAGGTTGGAGTACCGAACCCCTGGAACGTGGTCGACGCCCGGGAGCTTCCGAAGGATCCGAATCGGCTCGCCGAGGTGATGGAGCGGGGTACGGTGTTCGGTCGGGTGCAGCCCCACCAGAAGCGTGCAATGGTCAGGGCGCTTCAGAAGCGAGGGCACACGGTCGCCATGACCGGCGACGGCGTCAACGACGTGCTCGCTCTGAAGGAAGCCGACATAGGCGTGGCGATGGGCAATGGTTCCGGTGCGTCCCGTGCCGTCGCGCAGGTGGTGCTGCTCGACTCGTCTTTCGCCTCGCTGCCTGATGTAGTCGCCGAGGGTAGGCGGGTGATTGCCAACATCGAACGGGTTGCCAACCTCTTCGTGACGAAGACGGTCTACGCCGTCTTGCTTGCGATAGCAGTGGCGATCGCAGTGTTGCCGTTCCCGTTCCTGCCACGACACTTGACCCTGGTGGGATCGATCACGATCGGGATCCCGGGCTTCTTCCTGGCGCTCGAGCCGACGGCGCGCCGGGCGACACGCGGGTTCGTGGGCCGGGTGATGCGCTTCGCGGTCCCGGTGGGCGCGGTGGCGGCGTTGTCGACGTTTGGGGCGTACGGCCTCGCCCAGATCGAAGAGGTGGAACTCGATGAGTCGCGGACGATGGCCACCTTCGTTCTAGTTGCGGTCGGGTTGTTCGCACTCGCCGTCGTGTGCCGGCCGTTGACGGCCGGGCGCAAGTGGCTGATCTGGAGCATGGCTTCTCTGTTCGGCCTTACGTTGGTGTGGGGTGATCTGCGCGACTTCTACGGTCTCGATATGCCTCGTGCGATGGTGTTCTTCGCTGCGATCGGTATTTCGGCGCTGACCGGCACCGTCATGTATGTGGCTCTTGTCGGTTCCCGCTGGGTTCAGTCGGCTCCCGTGTTGATGCAGCAAGCGCCGGAACTCCTGGCCCAGGCTCCGCAGGCGATCCGCCAGCCACTCGAAGCGGCCGGGGGAGGACGACTGGCCCGTTGGATAAGTCGTAGAGCGGGCGGACGGCCGGTGACCGAATCGTCCCAGCCGTCACGCTCGAGACGGCGCCCGCCCATCGAGCTCCCGGATTGGGTGACCTCCCCCGAGGAAGAGCCCCGCAGTCAGCTCGAGTTCCCCATCGACTAG
- the ilvN gene encoding acetolactate synthase small subunit, giving the protein MTKHTLSVLVENKAGVLARVSSLLARRGFNIHSLAVGPTADESISRMTIVVDAPELEQVKKQLHKLINVVKITELDPKTAVEREIALIRVSTDGQKRSDVLEVATLFDAIAVDVGVSTIMFLVAGAPDKVNDFVELVRPYGIADLVKSGRVALARDQKSRKLRAS; this is encoded by the coding sequence GTGACCAAGCACACGCTGTCGGTCCTCGTCGAGAACAAGGCAGGTGTCCTGGCTCGGGTCTCATCGCTGCTGGCCAGGCGAGGATTCAACATCCACTCACTAGCGGTCGGGCCGACTGCCGATGAATCCATCTCGCGGATGACGATCGTGGTCGATGCTCCCGAGCTCGAACAGGTCAAGAAGCAACTCCACAAGCTCATCAACGTGGTGAAGATCACCGAACTGGACCCGAAGACGGCCGTCGAAAGAGAGATCGCTCTGATTCGAGTATCCACCGACGGCCAGAAACGGAGCGACGTACTCGAGGTGGCGACACTGTTCGATGCCATCGCGGTCGACGTCGGCGTTTCCACGATCATGTTTCTGGTCGCCGGGGCGCCGGACAAGGTGAACGATTTCGTCGAGTTGGTGCGTCCCTACGGCATCGCCGATCTCGTCAAGTCGGGTCGTGTCGCTTTGGCGCGCGACCAGAAGAGCCGTAAGTTGCGGGCGAGCTAG
- a CDS encoding 3-isopropylmalate dehydrogenase translates to MNSYRLAAIPGDGVGTEVTAEAIKAVRAAGARFDFSVDVTSYDLGGERYLRTGEVLPDEVEAELAGFDAILLGAVGTPDVPPGVLERGLLLRLRFEFDQYVNIRPVKLYEGAPTPIAGLTPDRCDMVIFRENTEGPYVGAGGFSRRGTPHEIANQESVNTRYGVERIVRRAFDRARRSRRHVTLAHKTNVLNYAGDLWQRTFDEVAGDYPDVATDYVHVDAMCLYMVTQPERFDVVVTDNLFGDIVTDLGAAIQGGMGLAASGNVNPEKDYPSMFEPVHGSAPDIAGRGWANPVAAVLSAALCLDHLGESEAATAVERAAASVLPGLRTMGGPDMGATTAEIGDRIRATIES, encoded by the coding sequence ATGAACAGCTATCGCCTGGCCGCGATTCCGGGCGATGGTGTTGGGACAGAGGTCACGGCGGAGGCGATAAAGGCGGTCCGGGCTGCCGGTGCCCGATTCGACTTCTCGGTCGATGTCACCTCCTACGACCTGGGCGGTGAACGCTACCTGCGCACCGGCGAAGTGCTGCCGGACGAGGTTGAAGCTGAACTGGCCGGATTCGACGCCATCCTGCTGGGAGCAGTCGGGACACCCGACGTGCCGCCCGGAGTCCTCGAACGAGGGCTGCTGCTCCGGCTTCGATTCGAGTTCGATCAGTACGTGAACATTCGCCCCGTCAAGCTCTACGAAGGTGCTCCGACTCCGATAGCCGGCCTCACACCGGATCGGTGTGACATGGTGATCTTTCGGGAAAACACCGAAGGACCGTACGTGGGTGCGGGCGGGTTCTCCCGCAGGGGGACTCCCCACGAGATCGCCAACCAGGAATCCGTGAACACCCGCTACGGGGTCGAGCGGATCGTGCGCCGTGCTTTCGATCGGGCCAGGCGTTCTCGACGGCACGTCACGCTCGCCCACAAGACCAACGTCCTCAACTATGCGGGCGATCTCTGGCAACGGACGTTCGATGAGGTCGCCGGGGACTACCCGGACGTGGCGACCGATTACGTCCACGTCGACGCCATGTGCCTCTATATGGTCACGCAACCGGAGCGCTTCGACGTGGTGGTAACGGACAACCTGTTCGGAGATATCGTGACCGACCTCGGCGCGGCGATTCAGGGGGGAATGGGCCTGGCCGCCAGCGGAAACGTCAACCCGGAAAAGGACTACCCATCCATGTTCGAGCCCGTTCACGGCTCCGCACCGGACATAGCAGGCCGGGGTTGGGCCAACCCGGTGGCCGCCGTCCTGTCGGCGGCCTTGTGCCTTGACCACCTCGGCGAGAGTGAGGCTGCCACAGCCGTCGAACGTGCCGCCGCCTCAGTGTTGCCGGGATTGAGGACCATGGGTGGCCCCGACATGGGGGCGACGACGGCCGAGATCGGCGATCGGATAAGGGCGACGATCGAGTCCTAG
- a CDS encoding 2-isopropylmalate synthase, whose protein sequence is MSDQLIIFDTTLRDGEQAPGIALNSDEKLAIAHQLAKLRVDVIEAGFAAASDGDFAAVARIAKEVKGPVIASLARCVPNDIDRAWDAVRHADRNRIHVFQSTSPIHMERMLRMTPEEVMQSVKEGVARARSYTDNVEFSPQDATRSDPDFMLAVCKAAVEAGATTLNIPDTVGYATPSEYVELLTRVYDEVRGGNEDVIISTHCHNDLGLAVANSLSAISAGARQIEGAINGIGERAGNTSTEEVIMAIKTREDQFGVEIGADTKEIVETSRLVARLTGYPVQYNKAVVGRNAFAHESGIHQHGMLRDRETYEIMDPQAVGHVSQIVLGKHSGRAGFADALRKMEIVLEEEEFERAFERFKELADRKGEISEEGIRAIVDFAAARDEELVHLVSMHVAGGNEVTPQASIKVETRGLTLEYEAEGDGMVHATFAALQKAFGIDARLVDYRVVPVTGGADAMAEINVVVQMGGRAYAGRSVDTDVVGGSARAFVNALNKAAQQVITETVGEADV, encoded by the coding sequence ATGTCCGACCAACTCATAATCTTCGATACGACCCTCCGCGATGGAGAACAAGCACCGGGAATCGCCCTCAACTCCGACGAGAAACTGGCGATAGCCCATCAACTGGCGAAACTGCGGGTCGATGTAATAGAGGCGGGCTTCGCCGCCGCTTCCGATGGAGACTTCGCAGCAGTCGCCAGAATCGCCAAGGAGGTGAAGGGACCCGTCATCGCCAGCCTCGCCCGGTGCGTTCCGAACGACATCGACCGCGCCTGGGACGCGGTACGTCACGCCGACCGCAACCGGATCCACGTCTTTCAGTCCACCTCACCGATCCATATGGAGCGAATGCTCCGCATGACCCCGGAAGAGGTCATGCAATCTGTCAAAGAAGGGGTGGCGAGGGCCCGTTCGTATACAGACAACGTCGAGTTCTCACCGCAGGACGCCACCCGGTCGGATCCGGATTTCATGCTGGCCGTGTGCAAAGCTGCGGTCGAAGCCGGCGCAACGACGCTCAATATCCCGGACACGGTCGGCTACGCAACGCCGAGTGAATACGTCGAGCTGCTCACCCGGGTATACGACGAGGTGCGGGGCGGCAACGAGGACGTGATCATCTCGACGCATTGCCACAACGACCTGGGACTGGCCGTTGCCAACTCGCTCTCTGCCATCTCAGCGGGCGCGAGGCAGATCGAGGGTGCCATCAACGGCATCGGAGAGAGGGCCGGCAACACGTCGACCGAAGAGGTCATCATGGCGATCAAGACCCGTGAAGATCAGTTCGGAGTCGAGATCGGCGCCGACACGAAGGAGATCGTCGAGACCTCCCGACTCGTTGCCCGCCTGACCGGCTACCCGGTTCAGTACAACAAGGCCGTTGTGGGCAGGAACGCCTTCGCACACGAGTCCGGCATTCATCAGCACGGCATGCTGCGCGATCGTGAAACCTACGAGATCATGGATCCCCAGGCGGTCGGTCACGTCAGCCAGATCGTCCTCGGCAAGCATTCCGGGCGGGCCGGATTCGCCGACGCCCTCCGGAAGATGGAGATCGTCCTGGAAGAGGAGGAGTTTGAACGTGCCTTCGAGCGTTTCAAGGAACTCGCCGACAGGAAGGGTGAAATCTCCGAGGAAGGCATCCGGGCCATCGTCGACTTCGCCGCCGCGCGCGACGAGGAGCTCGTCCACCTCGTCAGCATGCACGTCGCGGGTGGCAATGAAGTCACTCCCCAGGCCAGCATCAAGGTGGAGACCCGCGGCCTGACCCTCGAGTACGAAGCCGAGGGGGACGGAATGGTCCACGCCACCTTCGCGGCACTGCAAAAGGCGTTCGGAATCGACGCTCGCCTGGTCGACTACCGGGTCGTACCGGTGACGGGCGGGGCCGACGCCATGGCAGAGATCAACGTCGTGGTGCAAATGGGTGGCCGTGCCTACGCGGGTCGGTCCGTGGATACCGACGTGGTCGGCGGTTCGGCGCGGGCCTTCGTCAATGCGCTGAACAAGGCTGCGCAACAGGTGATAACGGAAACGGTCGGCGAGGCGGACGTATGA